The Corallococcus silvisoli genome contains a region encoding:
- a CDS encoding FAD-binding oxidoreductase yields the protein MSTVHEAKVEAIARQLRQRKGAGPASFKKKTPPHQVPKRFDSRRRDEKVDLGDLDQILEIDPVGMTCTAEPAVTFDAVVRATLPFGLVPFIVPEHKTITLGGAVAGCSIESMSFRQGGFHDTCLEYEVLTAKGEVLRCSPQEEPLLFQMMHGSFGTLGILSRLKFRLVRAAPFVRVTYEPHTSLESFQQAILRHFHAQDADYLDGQIFSPTKHVLCVGHFVDRAPYVNRYEWMTAYCETIPRRREDYLTTYDYLFRYNRGVTHARPRSLLARALFGKLIHSDSVLRTANRFHQLLPAKDPPVIVDVFVPFSRTAEFMDWYHREMKHYPVWCVPFRRTRDYEWLTPQWWAGMSDPLFLDLAVYGMPQPPGRNLYKEFEDALQRINGTKTLISYNYYDEQTFWSIWNKETFQAVKRRTDPDNLFRDLYTKTCKAALGL from the coding sequence ATGTCCACGGTCCATGAGGCGAAGGTGGAAGCCATCGCCCGGCAGCTGCGACAGCGAAAGGGAGCGGGCCCGGCGTCCTTCAAGAAGAAGACGCCGCCCCACCAGGTCCCCAAGCGGTTCGATTCGCGGCGCCGCGATGAGAAGGTGGACCTGGGGGACCTGGACCAGATCCTGGAGATCGACCCGGTGGGGATGACCTGCACGGCCGAGCCCGCGGTCACCTTCGACGCGGTGGTGCGCGCGACGCTGCCCTTCGGGCTCGTCCCCTTCATCGTCCCGGAGCACAAGACCATCACGCTGGGAGGCGCGGTCGCGGGGTGCTCCATCGAGTCCATGTCCTTCCGGCAGGGCGGCTTCCACGACACCTGTCTGGAGTACGAGGTCCTCACCGCGAAGGGCGAGGTGCTGCGCTGCTCCCCCCAGGAGGAGCCGCTCCTCTTCCAGATGATGCACGGCTCGTTCGGGACGCTCGGCATCCTGTCGCGGCTCAAGTTCAGGCTCGTGCGCGCCGCCCCCTTCGTGCGCGTGACGTACGAGCCCCACACCTCGCTGGAGTCCTTCCAGCAGGCCATCCTGCGCCACTTCCATGCCCAGGACGCGGACTACCTGGACGGGCAGATCTTCTCCCCCACGAAGCACGTGCTGTGCGTGGGCCACTTCGTGGACCGGGCGCCATACGTGAACCGCTACGAATGGATGACCGCGTACTGCGAGACCATCCCGCGCCGGCGCGAGGACTACCTCACCACGTATGACTATCTCTTCCGCTACAACCGGGGCGTCACCCACGCGAGGCCCCGGAGCCTGCTGGCGCGGGCGTTGTTCGGGAAGCTGATCCATTCAGACAGCGTGCTCAGGACCGCGAACCGCTTCCACCAGCTGCTGCCCGCGAAGGACCCGCCGGTCATCGTGGACGTGTTCGTCCCGTTCTCACGCACGGCCGAGTTCATGGACTGGTACCACCGCGAGATGAAGCACTACCCGGTGTGGTGCGTGCCCTTCCGGCGGACGCGGGACTACGAATGGCTGACACCGCAGTGGTGGGCCGGCATGAGCGATCCGCTCTTCCTGGACCTCGCCGTCTACGGCATGCCCCAGCCACCGGGCCGCAACCTCTACAAGGAGTTCGAGGACGCGTTGCAACGCATCAACGGCACCAAGACGCTCATCTCCTACAACTACTATGACGAGCAGACCTTCTGGAGCATCTGGAACAAGGAGACGTTCCAGGCCGTGAAGCGGCGCACCGACCCGGACAACCTCTTCCGGGACCTCTACACGAAGACCTGCAAGGCGGCGCTCGGGCTGTAG
- the uvrA gene encoding excinuclease ABC subunit UvrA, whose translation MAPPKAPRSRKTSDPTGFVRVRGAREHNLKHVDVDIPRDALVVFTGVSGSGKSSLAFGTLYAEAQRRYFESVAPYARRLIDQVGVPEVDAIDGLPPAVALQQHRGAPTSRSSVGSVTTLSNSVRMLYSRAGTYPPKLGRLDSDAFSPNTPAGACPTCHGIGRTFEVTERSMVPDDRLSIRERAVAAWPPAWHGQNLRDILVTLGYDVDTPWRDLPKKDRQWILFTDEQPTVPVYAGFTSAEVKRALARKDPPSYMGTFTGAKRYVLTTFATTQSAMMKKRVARYMVASECPTCEGKRLKRESLSVTFGGRDIGELSRLPLEQVADLLRATAEGKGKAAEAMAREHPEKVIVAQRITKDLLARIQVLTDLGLGYLSLERATPALSPGELQRLRLATQVRSNLFGVVYVMDEPSAGLHPADTEALLTALDRLKEAGNSLFVVEHEVDVIRHADWLVDVGPAAGEHGGRVLYSGPPEGLAKVEASRTRRYLFDEEAVRRRAPRKATGRLRLEGVKRNNLRGLDVDFPLGVFTTVTGVSGSGKSSLVSQALVELVAARLGQTLTPDEEEGEPLDREPSVASEGHIVEGMDSLKRLVTVDQKPIGRTPRSNLATYTGLFDHVRKLFAATPLAKSRKYGAGRFSFNTVGGRCETCEGEGFVSVELLFLPSVYAPCPTCHGTRYNAKTLEVRYRERSIADVLGMTVDGAFDFFTDAPPLQRALKVLRDVGLGYLRLGQPATELSGGEAQRIKLATELQRTQHGDTLYVLDEPTTGLHPADVDKLMTQLEGLVDAGNTVIVVEHDLRVVAASDHVIDVGPGAGNAGGRVVAQGTPESVAKVKDSRTAPYLARVLG comes from the coding sequence ATGGCTCCCCCCAAGGCTCCGCGTTCCCGCAAGACTTCCGACCCCACCGGCTTCGTCCGAGTCCGGGGGGCCCGGGAGCACAACCTGAAGCACGTCGACGTGGACATCCCCCGCGATGCGCTGGTGGTCTTCACTGGGGTCTCCGGCTCCGGCAAGTCATCGCTCGCGTTCGGGACGCTCTACGCGGAAGCGCAGCGGCGCTATTTCGAATCCGTGGCCCCGTATGCCCGGCGCCTGATTGATCAGGTGGGGGTTCCGGAGGTGGACGCCATCGACGGGCTGCCCCCGGCGGTGGCGCTCCAACAGCACCGGGGCGCGCCGACGTCGCGCTCGTCGGTGGGCAGCGTGACGACGCTGTCGAACTCCGTGCGCATGCTGTACTCGCGCGCGGGCACGTATCCGCCGAAGCTGGGGCGGCTGGACTCGGATGCGTTCTCGCCGAACACCCCCGCGGGTGCGTGCCCGACGTGCCACGGCATCGGCCGGACGTTCGAAGTGACCGAGCGCTCCATGGTGCCCGACGACCGCCTGAGCATCCGCGAGCGCGCCGTCGCCGCGTGGCCGCCCGCGTGGCACGGCCAGAACCTGCGCGACATCCTGGTGACGCTCGGCTACGACGTCGACACGCCCTGGCGCGACCTGCCGAAGAAGGACCGCCAGTGGATCCTCTTCACCGACGAGCAGCCCACCGTCCCTGTCTACGCGGGCTTCACGTCGGCGGAGGTGAAGCGGGCCCTCGCGCGCAAGGATCCGCCCAGCTACATGGGCACGTTCACCGGCGCGAAGCGCTACGTGCTGACCACCTTCGCGACGACCCAGAGCGCGATGATGAAGAAGCGCGTCGCCCGCTACATGGTCGCCAGCGAGTGCCCGACCTGTGAAGGCAAGCGCCTGAAGCGCGAGTCGCTGTCGGTGACGTTCGGGGGGCGGGACATCGGTGAGCTGTCCCGCCTGCCCCTGGAGCAGGTCGCGGACCTCCTGCGGGCCACGGCGGAAGGGAAGGGAAAGGCCGCGGAGGCGATGGCGCGGGAGCACCCGGAGAAGGTCATCGTCGCCCAGCGCATCACCAAGGACCTGCTCGCGCGCATCCAGGTGCTGACGGACCTGGGGCTGGGCTACCTGTCGCTGGAGCGCGCCACGCCCGCGCTGTCTCCGGGCGAGCTGCAGCGGCTGAGGCTGGCCACCCAGGTGCGCTCCAACCTCTTCGGCGTGGTGTACGTGATGGACGAGCCGTCCGCGGGCCTGCACCCGGCGGACACGGAGGCGCTGCTCACGGCGCTGGACCGGCTGAAGGAGGCGGGCAACTCGCTCTTCGTCGTGGAGCATGAAGTGGACGTCATCCGCCACGCGGACTGGCTCGTCGACGTGGGGCCCGCCGCGGGGGAGCACGGGGGGCGTGTGCTCTACAGCGGGCCGCCAGAAGGGCTCGCGAAGGTGGAGGCGTCCCGGACGCGGCGCTACCTCTTCGACGAGGAGGCCGTGCGCCGCCGCGCGCCCCGAAAGGCCACCGGGCGGCTGCGGCTGGAGGGCGTGAAGCGCAACAACCTGCGCGGGCTGGACGTGGACTTCCCGCTGGGAGTCTTCACCACCGTGACGGGCGTGTCCGGCTCCGGCAAGTCCAGCCTCGTGAGCCAGGCCCTGGTGGAGTTGGTCGCCGCGAGGCTGGGGCAGACGCTGACGCCGGACGAGGAGGAGGGCGAGCCGTTGGACCGCGAGCCGTCGGTGGCCAGCGAGGGGCACATCGTGGAAGGGATGGACTCGCTCAAGCGGTTGGTGACGGTGGACCAGAAGCCCATTGGCCGCACGCCGCGCTCCAACCTGGCCACCTACACGGGCCTGTTCGACCACGTGCGCAAGCTGTTCGCGGCGACGCCCCTGGCGAAGTCGCGCAAGTACGGCGCGGGGCGCTTCTCCTTCAACACGGTGGGCGGACGCTGCGAGACCTGCGAGGGCGAAGGCTTCGTCAGCGTGGAGCTGCTCTTCCTGCCCAGCGTCTACGCGCCGTGCCCGACGTGCCACGGCACTCGCTACAACGCGAAGACGCTGGAGGTGCGCTACCGCGAGCGGAGCATCGCGGACGTCCTGGGCATGACGGTGGACGGCGCGTTCGACTTCTTCACCGACGCGCCGCCGCTCCAACGCGCGCTCAAGGTGTTGCGCGACGTGGGCCTGGGCTACCTGCGGCTGGGGCAGCCCGCGACGGAGCTGTCCGGTGGCGAAGCCCAGCGCATCAAGCTGGCCACGGAGCTGCAACGCACGCAGCACGGGGACACGCTCTACGTGCTGGACGAGCCCACGACGGGGCTGCATCCGGCGGACGTGGACAAGCTGATGACGCAGCTGGAGGGGCTGGTGGACGCGGGCAACACGGTCATCGTCGTGGAGCACGACCTGCGCGTCGTCGCCGCCAGCGACCACGTCATCGACGTGGGACCCGGCGCGGGGAACGCCGGAGGCCGGGTGGTGGCGCAGGGAACGCCCGAGTCCGTGGCGAAGGTGAAGGACAGCCGCACCGCGCCGTACCTCGCGCGCGTGTTGGGGTGA
- a CDS encoding 3-hydroxyacyl-CoA dehydrogenase NAD-binding domain-containing protein — MSEQNTLRWDQDADGIVVLTMDDPSQSANTMNAAYVKSMRAAVDRLVQEKDRITGVIITSAKKTFFAGGDLNDLRRVKKEEAQQVFELGQEIKSQLRALETLGRPVVAAINGAALGGGLEIALACHRRIAADVKGVQLGLPEVTLGLLPGGGGVVRTVRMLGIVDALMKVLLQGQRYRPQEAKELGLVHEVVASVDALLPAAKAWVKANPTAQQPWDQKGYKIPGGTPSSPALAANLPAFPANLRKQLKGANMPAPRAIMAVAVESTQVDIDTAFTVESRYFTELATGQVAKNMMQAFFFDMQHINSGGGRPKGFPQHTAKKVGVLGAGMMGAGIAYVCAKAGIDVVLKDVSVASAEKGKGYSVKLVEKSVQKGSLTKEKGDALLARITPAEDPAALAGCDLVIEAVFEDVKLKHKVFQEIQGVVAPDAVLASNTSTLPISLLAEGVSRPPDFVGMHFFSPVDKMPLLELIAGKQTGDATLAKAIDIAVQIGKTPIVVNDSRGFFTSRVIGTFLNEALAMVGEGIAPASIEQAGLQAGYPAAPLQLMDELTLTLPRKIREETKAATVAAGQPWAEHGSYAVVDSMIDQHQRKGRSTGGGFYDYEDGKRTNLWPGLARHYAKAGHTIPFEDMKERMLFAEAIDTVRCFDEGVLRSVADANVGSILGIGFPPWTGGVVQYINGYEGPSGTGPRGFVSRARELAERYGKHFLPPASLVAKAERGEKLE; from the coding sequence ATGAGCGAACAGAACACCCTGCGCTGGGACCAGGACGCCGACGGCATCGTCGTCTTGACGATGGATGACCCGAGCCAGTCCGCCAACACCATGAACGCCGCCTACGTGAAGTCCATGCGCGCGGCGGTGGACCGGCTGGTCCAGGAGAAGGACCGCATCACGGGCGTGATCATCACCTCCGCGAAGAAGACGTTCTTCGCGGGCGGCGACCTGAACGACCTGCGCCGCGTGAAGAAGGAAGAAGCCCAGCAGGTCTTCGAGCTGGGCCAGGAGATCAAGTCACAGCTGCGCGCCCTGGAGACGCTGGGCCGGCCCGTGGTCGCGGCCATCAACGGCGCGGCGCTGGGCGGCGGGCTGGAGATCGCGCTCGCGTGTCACCGCCGCATCGCCGCGGACGTGAAGGGCGTCCAACTGGGCCTGCCGGAGGTGACGTTGGGCCTGTTGCCCGGCGGCGGCGGCGTGGTGCGCACGGTGCGCATGCTGGGCATCGTGGACGCGCTGATGAAGGTGCTGCTCCAGGGCCAGCGCTACCGCCCGCAGGAGGCGAAGGAGCTGGGGCTGGTGCATGAGGTGGTGGCGTCCGTGGACGCGCTCCTGCCCGCGGCGAAGGCGTGGGTGAAGGCGAACCCGACCGCGCAGCAGCCGTGGGACCAGAAGGGCTACAAGATTCCCGGCGGTACGCCCTCCTCCCCGGCCCTCGCGGCGAACCTGCCCGCGTTCCCCGCCAACCTCCGCAAGCAGTTGAAGGGCGCGAACATGCCGGCGCCCCGCGCCATCATGGCGGTGGCGGTGGAGAGCACGCAGGTGGACATCGACACGGCGTTCACCGTGGAGTCGCGCTACTTCACGGAGCTGGCCACGGGGCAGGTCGCGAAGAACATGATGCAGGCGTTCTTCTTCGACATGCAGCACATCAACTCCGGCGGCGGCCGTCCGAAGGGCTTCCCGCAGCACACCGCGAAGAAGGTCGGCGTGCTGGGCGCGGGGATGATGGGCGCGGGCATCGCGTACGTGTGCGCCAAGGCGGGCATCGACGTGGTGCTCAAGGACGTGAGCGTCGCGTCCGCGGAGAAGGGCAAGGGCTACTCCGTCAAGCTGGTGGAGAAGTCCGTCCAGAAGGGCTCCCTCACGAAGGAGAAGGGCGACGCGCTGCTGGCGCGCATCACCCCCGCGGAGGACCCGGCCGCGCTCGCGGGCTGCGACCTGGTCATCGAAGCGGTCTTCGAGGACGTGAAGCTCAAGCACAAGGTGTTCCAGGAGATTCAAGGCGTGGTGGCGCCGGACGCGGTGCTGGCGTCCAACACCTCCACCCTGCCCATCTCCCTGCTCGCGGAAGGGGTGTCGCGCCCGCCGGACTTCGTCGGGATGCACTTCTTCTCGCCGGTGGACAAGATGCCGCTGCTGGAGCTCATCGCGGGCAAGCAGACGGGTGACGCGACGCTCGCGAAGGCCATCGACATCGCGGTGCAGATTGGAAAGACGCCCATCGTCGTCAATGACAGCCGGGGCTTCTTCACCAGCCGCGTGATTGGCACGTTCCTCAACGAGGCCCTGGCGATGGTGGGCGAAGGCATCGCGCCCGCGTCCATCGAGCAGGCGGGACTCCAGGCGGGCTACCCCGCCGCCCCGCTCCAGCTGATGGACGAATTGACGCTGACGCTGCCCCGGAAGATCCGCGAGGAGACGAAGGCGGCCACCGTGGCCGCGGGGCAGCCGTGGGCGGAGCACGGCAGCTACGCGGTGGTGGACTCGATGATCGACCAGCACCAACGCAAGGGCCGCTCCACCGGCGGCGGGTTCTACGACTACGAGGACGGCAAGCGCACGAACCTCTGGCCGGGGCTGGCGCGGCACTACGCCAAGGCCGGGCACACCATCCCTTTCGAGGACATGAAGGAGCGGATGCTGTTCGCGGAGGCCATCGACACGGTGCGCTGCTTCGACGAGGGCGTCCTGCGCTCGGTCGCGGACGCGAACGTGGGCTCCATCCTGGGCATCGGGTTCCCGCCGTGGACGGGCGGCGTCGTGCAGTACATCAATGGCTATGAGGGGCCGTCCGGCACGGGTCCTCGCGGCTTCGTCAGCCGCGCGCGGGAGCTGGCGGAGCGCTACGGGAAGCACTTCCTGCCGCCCGCTTCGCTGGTCGCCAAGGCCGAGCGCGGCGAGAAGCTGGAGTAG
- a CDS encoding acetyl-CoA C-acetyltransferase, producing the protein MSQEAFIFDAVRTPRGKGKKGALHGTKPVSLLVGLVDALKKRHPTLDPQRIDDVVLGVVSPVGDQGADIARTVVLAAGLPDTTGGVQLNRFCASGLTAVNMAAQQVRSGWEQLVIAGGVESMSRVPMGSDGGAWAMDPATNYDTYFVPQGISADLIATLEGFTREDVDRYAVRSQERAAKAWANGYFQKSVVPVVDQNGLTVLARDEYMRPDSTVASLGQLNPAFAGMGEAGGFDAVALQKYHAVERIHHVHTPGNSSGIVDGAALVLVGSEKVGRELGLTPRARIAAVATSGADPTIMLTGPLPATRKLLDIAGLKARDIDLFELNEAFASVVLKYQKDLDIPDDKLNVNGGAIAMGHPLGATGAMILGTVVDELERRQARRAVVTLCVGGGMGVATLVERV; encoded by the coding sequence GTGAGCCAGGAAGCTTTCATCTTCGACGCCGTTCGTACCCCTCGCGGCAAGGGCAAGAAGGGCGCCCTGCACGGCACCAAGCCGGTGTCGCTGCTCGTCGGCCTGGTGGACGCGCTCAAGAAGCGACACCCGACCCTGGACCCCCAGCGAATCGACGACGTGGTGCTGGGCGTCGTGTCTCCGGTGGGAGACCAGGGTGCGGACATCGCGCGGACCGTGGTGCTCGCGGCCGGACTGCCGGACACCACCGGCGGCGTGCAGCTCAACCGCTTCTGCGCCTCCGGCCTCACGGCGGTGAACATGGCCGCGCAGCAGGTGCGCTCCGGCTGGGAGCAGCTGGTCATCGCGGGTGGCGTGGAGAGCATGTCCCGCGTCCCCATGGGCTCCGACGGCGGCGCGTGGGCCATGGACCCCGCCACCAACTACGACACGTACTTCGTCCCCCAGGGCATCTCCGCGGACCTCATCGCGACGCTGGAGGGCTTCACCCGCGAGGACGTGGACCGCTACGCCGTGCGCTCGCAGGAGCGCGCCGCGAAGGCCTGGGCCAACGGCTACTTCCAGAAGTCCGTCGTCCCCGTGGTGGACCAGAACGGCCTCACGGTGCTGGCGCGCGACGAATACATGCGCCCGGACTCCACGGTGGCCTCGCTGGGCCAGCTCAACCCGGCCTTCGCCGGGATGGGCGAGGCGGGCGGCTTCGACGCGGTGGCGCTCCAGAAGTACCACGCCGTGGAGCGCATCCATCACGTGCACACGCCGGGCAACTCGTCCGGCATCGTGGACGGCGCGGCGCTCGTGCTGGTGGGTTCGGAGAAGGTCGGCCGGGAGCTGGGCCTCACGCCGCGCGCGCGCATCGCCGCGGTCGCCACGTCCGGGGCGGACCCCACCATCATGCTCACGGGGCCGCTGCCGGCCACGCGGAAGCTGCTCGACATCGCCGGCCTGAAGGCCCGCGACATCGACCTGTTCGAGCTCAACGAGGCCTTCGCCTCCGTGGTGCTCAAGTACCAGAAGGACCTGGACATCCCGGACGACAAGCTCAACGTCAACGGCGGCGCCATCGCCATGGGCCACCCGCTGGGCGCCACCGGCGCCATGATTTTGGGCACCGTGGTGGACGAGCTGGAGCGGCGGCAGGCGCGCCGCGCGGTCGTCACCCTCTGCGTTGGCGGCGGGATGGGCGTGGCCACCCTCGTCGAGCGCGTCTGA
- a CDS encoding LysR family transcriptional regulator — MALTPLNELAVFVTVARRRNFTQAARELGVSTSAVSQSVRQLEARLGSALLARTTRNVSLTDAGRRLMALAAPGLESALEALERFPAEGTQLTGTLRLTAPTMALPGVLEPVLPRFAQAHPHVRIEVGVTDGFVNIVEEGLDAGIRLMESVERDMVQVRLTPAFRFLVVASPDYLERHGRPVKPEDLSDHSCIGFRSPTTGLPYRWELERGRRELRVPVTGPLVTDHSGLIIRMALAGLGLAYMAELSVAPHLREGSLVPVLEDWSPTVPGLYLYYPHRARASAPLRAFIDVARSTLPQP; from the coding sequence ATGGCGCTGACGCCCCTCAACGAGCTGGCCGTGTTCGTCACCGTGGCGAGGCGACGGAACTTCACCCAGGCCGCGCGCGAGCTGGGCGTCTCCACGTCGGCGGTGAGTCAGTCGGTGCGGCAGCTGGAGGCGCGGCTGGGTTCGGCGCTGCTCGCGCGCACCACGCGCAACGTGTCCCTCACCGACGCGGGCCGCCGGCTGATGGCGCTCGCGGCGCCGGGGCTGGAGTCCGCGCTGGAGGCGCTCGAGCGGTTCCCCGCGGAGGGCACCCAGCTCACCGGCACCCTGCGCCTCACGGCGCCGACCATGGCGCTGCCGGGCGTGCTGGAGCCCGTGCTGCCCCGCTTCGCCCAGGCCCATCCGCACGTGCGCATCGAGGTGGGGGTGACGGACGGCTTCGTGAACATCGTGGAGGAGGGGCTCGACGCGGGCATCCGGCTGATGGAGTCCGTGGAGCGCGACATGGTGCAGGTGCGCCTGACGCCCGCCTTCCGCTTCCTCGTCGTCGCGTCCCCGGACTACCTGGAGCGCCACGGCCGGCCCGTGAAGCCGGAGGACCTGTCGGACCACTCCTGCATCGGCTTCCGCTCGCCCACCACGGGCCTGCCCTACCGCTGGGAGCTGGAGCGCGGCCGGCGCGAGCTGCGCGTCCCGGTGACGGGCCCGCTGGTGACGGACCACTCGGGGCTCATCATCCGCATGGCGCTGGCGGGGCTGGGACTCGCGTACATGGCCGAACTCTCGGTCGCGCCCCACCTGCGCGAGGGCAGCCTCGTCCCCGTGCTGGAGGACTGGTCGCCCACCGTGCCCGGCCTCTACCTCTACTATCCCCACCGTGCGCGGGCCTCCGCCCCCCTGCGGGCCTTCATCGACGTGGCGCGAAGCACGCTGCCTCAGCCCTGA
- a CDS encoding RNA polymerase sigma factor, whose amino-acid sequence MHLHSWTGIPAGASPRTGTHARASVWREGWEGGVVTEQELADCIRRAARGEQPACGQLYQRFHGAVRRVAQGSGALGAAEVEDVVQETFVRAFRELPRLQHPRAFSGWLLTIARHHAYALSRGAKARARVAEDLAREADAAVPALPPSLTLERRVAVVRALIEGLPEGPEKDTARLFYLEGELSAREIADRLGLGKSAVTMRLERFRARVKRELLARLLAAEVG is encoded by the coding sequence GTGCACCTTCACAGCTGGACGGGCATCCCGGCCGGGGCGTCGCCCCGAACGGGGACCCACGCGCGGGCGTCGGTCTGGCGCGAGGGCTGGGAGGGCGGCGTGGTGACGGAGCAGGAGCTGGCGGACTGCATCCGCCGGGCGGCGCGGGGCGAGCAGCCCGCATGCGGCCAGCTCTACCAGCGCTTCCACGGGGCCGTGCGCCGTGTGGCGCAGGGCTCGGGGGCGCTGGGGGCGGCGGAGGTGGAGGACGTGGTGCAGGAGACGTTCGTGCGTGCCTTCCGCGAGCTGCCCCGGCTCCAGCACCCGCGCGCGTTCAGCGGCTGGCTGCTGACCATCGCCCGGCACCACGCGTATGCGCTCAGCCGTGGCGCGAAGGCCCGGGCCCGCGTGGCGGAGGACCTGGCGCGAGAGGCGGACGCCGCCGTGCCCGCGCTGCCGCCATCCTTGACGCTGGAGCGCCGGGTGGCGGTGGTGCGCGCGCTCATCGAAGGGCTGCCCGAGGGGCCGGAGAAGGACACGGCCCGGCTCTTCTATCTGGAGGGAGAGCTGAGCGCGCGGGAGATCGCCGACCGCCTGGGGCTGGGCAAGAGCGCGGTGACGATGCGCTTGGAGCGCTTCCGCGCCCGGGTGAAGCGTGAGCTGCTGGCGCGGCTGTTGGCCGCGGAGGTGGGGTGA